Proteins from a single region of Vulcanisaeta thermophila:
- a CDS encoding CBS domain-containing protein: protein MGLPRVRDVMREVVVTAREDSPLLDVVKAMVENGVGSMIITDDENRVIGVFTERDLMRLVGNSEDLSRLVVGEVMTRNVVVIEDDASLVKAVHLMAKHNIRHLPVINSEGKLVGVISIRDAAIALARALVNMSLGGLELTEEETAMLRDIADVDEGRGL, encoded by the coding sequence ATGGGCCTACCCAGGGTTAGGGATGTAATGAGGGAAGTCGTTGTGACAGCCCGCGAGGACTCCCCACTCCTTGATGTTGTGAAGGCCATGGTTGAGAATGGGGTGGGGTCCATGATAATAACCGATGATGAGAATAGGGTCATTGGGGTTTTCACGGAGAGGGATTTAATGAGGCTCGTGGGTAATTCCGAGGACCTCAGTAGGCTGGTGGTGGGTGAGGTAATGACCAGAAACGTGGTTGTCATCGAGGACGACGCAAGCCTGGTGAAGGCTGTTCACCTAATGGCTAAGCACAACATTAGGCACCTCCCCGTTATCAATAGTGAGGGTAAGCTCGTGGGTGTGATCTCCATTAGGGATGCGGCCATTGCACTGGCCAGGGCATTGGTGAACATGAGCCTGGGCGGGCTGGAGTTGACGGAGGAGGAGACCGCGATGTTGAGGGACATTGCAGACGTGGATGAGGGCAGGGGCTTATAG